A stretch of the Mycolicibacterium celeriflavum genome encodes the following:
- a CDS encoding HAD-IB family hydrolase/lysophospholipid acyltransferase family protein: MTSPNGQPSRRTMRLPGSVAEIQASPQGPEVGAFFDLDGTLVAGFTGVVMTQDRFRRRQMSMGEFIGMVQAGLNHRLGRSEFEDLIGKGARMLRGNSLDDVDELAERLFVQKIVSRIYPEMRELVRAHMSRGHTVVLSSSALTVQVEPVARFLGIGNVLSNKFEIDENGLLTGEVKRPIIWGPGKARAVQKFAAEHGVDLSKSYFYADGDEDVALMYLVGHPRPTNPEGKLAAVAAKRGWPVLRFTSRSGASPISQLRTAAGIAAMGPIAAGALGLGLLTRNKRTGVNFFTATFGRTLMSTIGINVNVLGKENLTKQRPAVFLFNHRNQADPLIAGHLVDTNFTSVGKKELEKDPIVGTLGRIMDAAFIDREDPQKAVEGLKKVEELARKGLSILIAPEGTRLDTTEVGPFKKGPFRIAMSAGIPIVPMVIRNAEVIAARDSSTFNPGTVDVVVYPPIPVDDWTHDNLGERIEEVRQLYLDTLRDWPHDELPTPELYTRRASATKKAAAKKPAPKKAAPKKAAPKKAAKKTAAKKTAAKSAAKETAAKKTAAEKSAGKGRP, encoded by the coding sequence ATGACTTCGCCAAATGGTCAGCCCTCGCGGCGCACCATGCGACTGCCGGGGTCGGTCGCCGAGATCCAGGCCAGCCCGCAAGGGCCCGAGGTGGGGGCGTTCTTCGATCTCGACGGCACCCTGGTCGCCGGCTTCACCGGTGTCGTGATGACGCAGGACCGATTCCGCCGCCGTCAGATGTCGATGGGCGAGTTCATCGGGATGGTGCAAGCGGGCCTCAATCACCGACTGGGTCGCTCGGAGTTCGAGGACCTGATCGGCAAGGGTGCGCGCATGCTGCGCGGCAACTCGCTCGACGATGTCGACGAACTCGCCGAGCGGCTGTTCGTCCAGAAGATCGTCAGCCGCATCTATCCGGAAATGCGGGAGTTGGTGCGCGCGCACATGTCTCGAGGCCACACCGTCGTGCTCAGTTCGTCGGCGCTGACGGTACAGGTGGAGCCCGTCGCGCGGTTTCTGGGCATCGGGAATGTGCTGAGCAACAAGTTCGAGATCGACGAGAACGGGTTGCTCACCGGCGAGGTGAAGCGACCGATCATCTGGGGGCCGGGAAAGGCCAGGGCGGTACAGAAATTCGCCGCCGAACACGGCGTCGACCTGTCCAAGAGCTACTTCTACGCCGACGGCGACGAGGACGTCGCGCTGATGTACCTCGTCGGCCACCCTCGCCCGACCAACCCGGAGGGCAAGCTCGCCGCGGTCGCGGCCAAGCGAGGATGGCCGGTGCTGCGCTTCACCAGTCGCAGTGGCGCGAGCCCCATTTCGCAACTGCGGACGGCTGCGGGCATCGCGGCGATGGGCCCGATCGCGGCCGGTGCACTCGGCCTGGGCCTGCTGACCCGCAACAAGCGCACCGGCGTCAACTTCTTCACCGCGACCTTCGGGCGGACGCTGATGAGCACGATCGGCATCAACGTCAACGTGCTCGGCAAGGAGAACCTGACCAAACAGCGGCCCGCGGTGTTCCTGTTCAATCACCGCAACCAGGCCGACCCGTTGATCGCGGGCCACCTGGTCGACACCAATTTCACGTCGGTCGGAAAGAAGGAACTGGAGAAGGATCCGATTGTCGGCACCCTCGGCAGGATCATGGACGCCGCATTCATCGACCGCGAGGATCCACAGAAGGCGGTCGAGGGGCTGAAGAAAGTCGAGGAGTTGGCCCGCAAGGGACTGTCCATCCTGATCGCCCCGGAAGGCACGCGGCTGGACACCACCGAGGTCGGCCCGTTCAAGAAGGGTCCGTTCCGGATCGCGATGTCGGCCGGAATCCCGATCGTGCCCATGGTGATTCGCAACGCCGAGGTGATTGCCGCCCGTGATTCGAGCACGTTCAACCCCGGCACAGTAGACGTGGTGGTCTACCCGCCGATACCCGTCGACGACTGGACACACGACAACCTTGGCGAACGCATTGAAGAGGTCCGCCAGCTCTACCTCGACACGCTGCGGGACTGGCCGCACGACGAGTTGCCCACTCCGGAGCTCTACACCCGCAGGGCGTCGGCGACGAAGAAAGCGGCCGCCAAGAAGCCCGCGCCGAAAAAAGCCGCGCCGAAGAAAGCCGCGCCGAAGAAGGCCGCCAAGAAAACGGCGGCCAAGAAGACGGCGGCCAAGTCTGCGGCAAAGGAGACGGCGGCCAAGAAGACGGCGGCCGAAAAGTCCGCGGGGAAGGGCCGTCCGTGA
- a CDS encoding PE-PPE domain-containing protein: MTGSGGKRATRFAMTVAAAGVATSVVGLAVTHPASISATLVDLSALIVVGSSTNPTGEGVADFFGGKFNDPIYTKYDGGNDIVYVDFRTGPVGIQQALDDNAGERNAVLASGWGAANASLLLLRDRPDLDKTVFILDNDVARPDGGFGTRYPWFALIGVNPIPTPSDVPALRAVNIGYEYDYNSNAPADLLNPVAAVNSLVGYLYTRLNQSERDLPVDAEGRPTVSCGANTCAITVSGAVLDCPDARCSSPADRITTYVTTRNNTTYVTYTAEELPLTRLIRDVFGDQIADLTGPLLKVVVDSAYYGGNPIPSDPSAYRPARLFPSPAELVATAAKVPTAIQQGLTPDSSPAQSQEPATAEQRSTALTSEESEPETTSSAVKRKPQINVVRDSKKAEPGMLGVDDTEEDSEDVAAEEESITTAPSEQLDTDPVDADPVDTDTDTDTNTDGNDSEDSGAGNADAAA; the protein is encoded by the coding sequence ATGACCGGATCCGGGGGAAAGCGGGCGACGAGGTTTGCGATGACCGTCGCCGCCGCCGGCGTGGCGACCAGTGTCGTCGGGCTCGCCGTTACCCACCCGGCCTCGATCTCGGCGACTCTCGTCGACCTGTCCGCGCTGATCGTCGTCGGCAGTTCGACCAATCCGACCGGCGAGGGCGTGGCCGACTTCTTCGGCGGGAAGTTCAACGATCCCATCTACACGAAGTACGACGGCGGCAACGACATCGTCTACGTCGACTTCCGCACCGGACCCGTCGGCATCCAGCAGGCGCTCGATGACAACGCCGGCGAGCGCAACGCGGTGCTGGCCTCCGGCTGGGGCGCGGCCAACGCCAGTTTGCTGCTCCTGAGAGACCGACCCGACCTCGACAAGACGGTCTTCATCCTCGACAACGACGTCGCGCGCCCGGACGGCGGTTTCGGCACCAGGTATCCGTGGTTCGCGCTGATCGGTGTCAACCCGATCCCGACGCCGAGCGACGTGCCCGCCCTGCGCGCGGTCAACATCGGCTACGAATACGACTACAACTCCAACGCCCCGGCCGACTTGCTCAACCCGGTGGCCGCGGTGAACTCGTTGGTGGGCTACCTCTACACACGCCTCAACCAGTCCGAACGCGACCTGCCGGTCGACGCCGAGGGCAGGCCGACGGTGTCCTGCGGCGCGAACACCTGCGCGATCACGGTCTCCGGCGCCGTTCTCGACTGCCCCGACGCGCGCTGCAGCTCTCCCGCCGACAGGATCACGACCTACGTCACCACCAGGAACAACACGACATACGTCACGTACACCGCCGAAGAGCTGCCGCTGACCCGGCTGATCCGCGACGTCTTCGGTGACCAGATCGCCGATCTGACCGGACCACTGCTGAAGGTCGTCGTCGACTCGGCGTACTACGGCGGCAATCCGATACCCAGCGACCCCAGCGCCTACCGTCCGGCCCGGCTCTTCCCCTCGCCCGCCGAGCTGGTGGCCACCGCGGCAAAGGTGCCGACCGCGATCCAGCAGGGTCTTACACCGGATTCGTCGCCCGCGCAGTCGCAGGAGCCGGCAACCGCCGAACAACGGTCCACGGCGCTGACGTCGGAAGAGTCCGAGCCGGAAACCACGTCGTCAGCGGTGAAGCGCAAGCCGCAGATCAACGTCGTGCGGGACAGCAAGAAGGCCGAGCCCGGCATGCTCGGCGTGGACGACACCGAAGAAGATTCGGAAGACGTTGCGGCCGAGGAAGAGTCGATCACCACCGCTCCGTCGGAGCAGCTCGACACCGACCCGGTCGATGCCGACCCGGTTGACACCGACACCGACACCGACACCAACACCGACGGCAATGACTCCGAGGACTCGGGCGCCGGAAACGCCGACGCGGCAGCCTGA
- a CDS encoding YchJ family protein: protein MGFGGRRGSGCPCGSGATYTACCEPLHDGVRVAATAEELMRSRYSAYEKGVADYLFRTWHPRTRPPRVTVDAEVTWTGLDIHDVVSTGADDERGEVEFTARFVRAGQSGALRERSRFERRSGRWLYLDGE, encoded by the coding sequence ATGGGCTTCGGCGGCAGGCGCGGCAGCGGATGTCCCTGCGGTAGCGGTGCCACATACACCGCGTGCTGCGAGCCCCTGCACGACGGTGTGCGCGTCGCGGCCACCGCCGAGGAGTTGATGCGTTCGCGGTACTCCGCCTACGAGAAGGGCGTCGCGGACTATCTGTTCCGAACATGGCATCCGCGGACGCGGCCACCACGCGTCACGGTGGACGCCGAGGTGACATGGACCGGACTCGACATCCACGACGTGGTGTCGACCGGTGCCGACGACGAACGCGGTGAGGTCGAGTTCACGGCCCGCTTCGTCAGGGCCGGGCAGTCCGGCGCCTTGCGCGAGCGCAGTCGGTTCGAGCGCCGGTCAGGGCGCTGGCTCTACCTCGACGGCGAGTGA
- a CDS encoding alpha-ketoacid dehydrogenase subunit beta, whose protein sequence is MPAESVLPTLTMAQAINRALHDAMAFDDRVLVFGEDVATLGGVFRVTEGLAETFGEQRCFDTPLAESAIVGIAIGMAIRGLMPVPEIQFDGFAAPAFDQIVSHLAKYRMRTRGDLDMPVTIRIPSFGGIGAVEHHSESTETYWLHTAGLKVAVPSTPSDAYWLLRQSITSRDPVIYLEPKRRYWAREPVDTSTPGLPLGRAAIRRAGADVTVVTYGPLVATALSAAEIASEHHDWSIEVLDLRTLNPLDFEAVAESVRRTGRVVVMHEGPRTLGFGAELAARIQEELFYDLEAPVLRATGFDTPYPPARLEKLWLPGVDRLLDCVERTLEQP, encoded by the coding sequence ATGCCGGCGGAGTCTGTTCTGCCGACGCTGACCATGGCGCAGGCCATCAACCGCGCCTTACACGACGCGATGGCCTTCGACGATCGGGTGCTGGTGTTCGGCGAGGACGTGGCCACGCTCGGCGGCGTCTTCCGCGTCACCGAGGGCCTTGCCGAAACCTTCGGCGAGCAGCGGTGTTTCGACACCCCGCTGGCGGAGTCGGCGATCGTCGGCATCGCAATCGGAATGGCGATCCGCGGGCTCATGCCCGTTCCGGAGATCCAGTTCGACGGGTTCGCCGCCCCGGCATTCGATCAGATCGTCAGCCATCTGGCGAAGTACCGGATGCGTACCCGCGGTGACCTCGACATGCCGGTGACCATCCGCATCCCGTCCTTCGGCGGTATCGGTGCCGTAGAACACCATTCGGAGTCCACCGAAACCTACTGGCTGCACACCGCTGGTTTGAAGGTGGCGGTCCCGTCGACACCGTCGGATGCGTATTGGCTGCTGCGCCAGTCGATCACCAGCCGCGACCCCGTCATCTACCTGGAGCCCAAGCGCCGGTACTGGGCACGCGAACCGGTCGACACGAGCACGCCGGGGCTGCCGCTCGGACGGGCGGCGATCCGGCGCGCCGGCGCGGACGTCACCGTGGTGACCTACGGTCCGCTGGTCGCCACCGCGCTGAGCGCAGCGGAAATCGCTTCAGAGCATCATGACTGGAGCATCGAGGTGCTCGACCTGCGCACGTTGAACCCGTTGGACTTCGAGGCGGTCGCCGAATCGGTGCGACGCACCGGCCGCGTCGTGGTGATGCACGAAGGCCCGCGCACCTTGGGCTTCGGCGCCGAACTGGCCGCCCGCATCCAGGAGGAGTTGTTCTACGACCTGGAGGCTCCCGTGTTGCGGGCGACCGGGTTCGACACGCCGTATCCGCCTGCCCGGCTGGAGAAACTGTGGCTGCCCGGGGTGGACCGGTTGCTCGACTGTGTCGAACGAACGTTGGAGCAGCCGTGA
- a CDS encoding enoyl-CoA hydratase, translating into MSDPVLVHVEDRIAVLTVNDPERRNAVTFEISAALREAVDAAEADTDVHALIVTGAGKAFCAGADLSALGEATEDGLRKIYDGFLAVADCALPTIAAVNGAAVGAGLNLALAADVRIAGPAALFDPRFQKLGIHPGGGATWMLQRAVGPQVARASLLFGMRFDAESAVRHGLALAVADDPVAAARELAAGPAGAPREVVLSTKASMRATANPGVVDTDQHGVAVGIELGPQATSIQSPEFAQRLAAARRK; encoded by the coding sequence GTGTCTGATCCGGTACTGGTCCACGTCGAGGACCGCATCGCCGTCCTGACCGTCAACGATCCCGAGCGCCGCAACGCGGTCACCTTCGAGATTTCGGCCGCATTGCGCGAAGCCGTCGACGCCGCCGAAGCCGATACCGATGTGCACGCGCTCATCGTCACCGGTGCGGGCAAAGCGTTCTGCGCAGGCGCCGATCTGAGCGCGCTGGGCGAGGCGACCGAGGACGGATTGCGCAAGATCTACGACGGTTTCCTGGCGGTCGCCGACTGCGCGCTGCCGACGATCGCGGCGGTCAACGGCGCAGCGGTCGGGGCGGGGCTGAACCTGGCGCTGGCCGCCGACGTGCGCATCGCGGGGCCGGCGGCGCTTTTCGACCCGCGCTTCCAGAAGCTGGGCATCCACCCGGGCGGTGGTGCTACCTGGATGCTTCAGCGCGCCGTGGGGCCGCAGGTGGCGCGCGCCTCGCTGCTGTTCGGCATGCGTTTCGACGCGGAATCGGCCGTGCGGCACGGGTTGGCGCTCGCGGTCGCCGACGATCCGGTGGCCGCCGCCCGCGAGTTGGCCGCAGGCCCGGCCGGCGCGCCGCGCGAGGTGGTGCTGTCCACCAAGGCGTCGATGCGGGCGACGGCCAACCCGGGCGTCGTGGACACCGACCAACACGGCGTCGCGGTCGGCATCGAACTGGGTCCGCAGGCCACCTCGATCCAGTCGCCGGAGTTTGCGCAGCGGCTCGCGGCCGCCCGCCGCAAATAA
- a CDS encoding dihydrolipoamide acetyltransferase family protein: MDFRVPDLGEGLEDATITAWSVSVGDDVELNQTLCTVETNKAEVEIPSPYAGRVVELGGREGDTLPVGATLVRIATDAEPPAEKRKPVLVGYGTDDAMDDSRRSSAPPPHRGRAKPPVRKLAAELNVDLGTLTGSGPGGVITREDVLAAAGRSAPTPDMVAVRGVQAEMAHRMSLSRREIPDAHASVQVDGTDLLRLRDRLGERADEDAPITPFVLTLRLLTIALRHHPNLNATWVDTTDGAQIHLHSAVHLGFGVAAPRGLLVPVVSDAHLKTTRELAATVARLIRDARAGTVKPTELQGSTFTVSNFGALGLDEGVPVINYPEAAILGVGSLKPRAVVVDGAVVARPTMTLTCAFDHRIADGAQAAAFLGELRDLIEAPDTALVDL, encoded by the coding sequence ATGGATTTCCGGGTTCCCGATCTCGGCGAGGGCCTCGAAGACGCGACGATCACGGCGTGGAGCGTCTCGGTCGGCGACGACGTCGAGCTGAACCAGACGCTGTGCACCGTCGAAACCAACAAGGCCGAGGTCGAGATCCCGAGTCCCTACGCGGGTCGCGTCGTCGAACTCGGCGGACGCGAAGGCGACACGTTACCCGTCGGCGCCACGCTGGTGCGCATCGCGACCGACGCCGAACCACCCGCCGAGAAGCGCAAACCCGTGCTGGTCGGGTACGGCACCGACGACGCCATGGACGACAGCAGGCGGTCGAGCGCGCCGCCGCCACACCGCGGTCGCGCCAAGCCGCCGGTCCGGAAACTGGCCGCCGAGCTCAACGTGGATCTGGGCACGCTGACCGGCTCCGGGCCCGGCGGTGTGATCACCCGCGAAGACGTGCTCGCAGCAGCGGGCCGGTCCGCGCCGACCCCGGACATGGTGGCGGTCCGCGGTGTACAGGCCGAGATGGCCCATCGAATGAGCTTGTCGCGCAGAGAGATTCCGGATGCCCACGCCTCTGTCCAGGTCGACGGCACGGACCTGCTTCGGCTGCGCGACCGGCTGGGCGAGCGAGCCGACGAGGACGCGCCGATCACGCCGTTCGTGCTGACGCTGCGGCTGTTGACGATCGCGCTGCGGCATCACCCGAACCTGAACGCCACCTGGGTCGACACCACCGACGGCGCGCAGATCCACCTGCATTCGGCCGTGCACCTCGGGTTCGGGGTCGCAGCGCCGCGCGGCCTGTTGGTGCCGGTCGTCAGCGATGCACACCTCAAGACGACCCGGGAACTGGCGGCGACGGTGGCCCGACTGATCCGAGATGCCCGGGCGGGCACCGTCAAACCGACCGAACTGCAGGGCTCGACGTTCACGGTGTCGAACTTCGGTGCGCTCGGCCTCGACGAGGGTGTGCCCGTGATCAACTACCCCGAGGCCGCGATCCTCGGCGTCGGCTCGCTCAAGCCGCGTGCGGTCGTCGTCGACGGCGCAGTCGTCGCGCGGCCCACGATGACCCTCACCTGCGCCTTCGACCATCGCATCGCCGACGGTGCGCAAGCGGCAGCCTTCCTGGGCGAACTGCGCGACCTCATCGAGGCGCCGGACACGGCGCTGGTCGACCTTTAG
- a CDS encoding acyl-[acyl-carrier-protein] thioesterase → MPTNDVERRLSPLPQTGYVYRTAWPVATGDIDGNLHLRLDGVARYIQEVGAQNLVDAGEADDHPHWLVQRTVIDVIEPIEFPNEISFSRWCSALSTRWCTMRVDLVGSDGGRIETEGFWIAINSKTLTPQRASDSLIARFATTTDELRLKWRPWLTNLDGASEVTPFPLRRTDIDIFEHVTNTAYWHAVHEVMPLTPEVCRAPYRAVVEYRRPIRYGEDVSIRWAQRDGAVHVALTVGDDVRAAALIAKL, encoded by the coding sequence ATGCCAACCAACGACGTCGAGCGCCGGCTGAGTCCGCTACCGCAGACCGGTTACGTCTACCGCACTGCATGGCCGGTCGCGACCGGCGACATCGACGGCAACCTGCATCTGCGTCTGGACGGCGTTGCGCGCTACATCCAGGAGGTCGGCGCGCAGAACCTCGTCGATGCCGGCGAGGCCGACGACCACCCGCACTGGCTTGTCCAGCGCACCGTCATCGACGTCATCGAGCCGATCGAGTTTCCCAACGAGATCTCGTTCAGTCGGTGGTGCTCGGCGCTGTCGACCCGATGGTGCACGATGCGCGTCGACCTGGTCGGCAGCGACGGTGGCCGGATCGAGACCGAGGGCTTCTGGATTGCCATCAACAGCAAGACGCTGACGCCGCAGCGCGCCTCGGACAGCCTGATCGCGCGGTTCGCGACGACCACCGACGAGCTGCGCCTCAAGTGGCGGCCCTGGCTGACGAACCTGGACGGCGCCAGCGAGGTCACGCCATTTCCGTTGCGTCGCACCGACATCGACATCTTCGAGCACGTCACCAACACCGCCTACTGGCACGCCGTCCACGAAGTGATGCCGTTGACCCCAGAGGTGTGCCGTGCCCCGTATCGCGCGGTCGTCGAGTACCGGAGGCCGATCCGCTACGGCGAGGATGTCAGCATCCGGTGGGCGCAGCGCGACGGCGCGGTGCACGTCGCATTGACCGTCGGCGACGACGTCCGCGCGGCCGCGCTGATCGCCAAACTCTGA
- a CDS encoding wax ester/triacylglycerol synthase family O-acyltransferase — MSDVPELDAAGLPEELSPLDQILHRGEANPRTRSGIMTVEILDCAPDWDTFRAKFDNASRKVLRLRQKVVMPTLPTVAPRWVVDPDFNLDFHLRRVRAPEPGTFRQVLDIAEVAAQSPLDISRPLWTATLVEGLSGDRAALVVHLSHAVTDGVGGVEMFANLYDLERDPPPQPAPPLPIPQDLSPNDLMRQGINRLPGTIAGRMRGALFGAAHVAGEVIRDPISRLGSVVEYAMSGARVVGPVADPSPVLRRRSLSSRSEAIDIEFGILHRAAKAAGGSINDAYLAGVCGALRMYHEAKGVPIDTLPMAVPVNLRSDADPAGGNRFAGINLAAPISLSDPEVRIRHIRSQMTTKREERAIDMVGAIAPLVGLLPDSVLESMAGSFVNSDVQASNVPVYAGDTFIAGAKVLRQYGLGPLPGVAMMVVLISRSGYCTITSRYDRAAVTDQELWARCLLSGFDEVLALGGDGRAEPASFSVDAASAIPSSPNGSAAQ, encoded by the coding sequence ATGAGCGACGTGCCGGAACTCGATGCGGCGGGACTGCCCGAGGAACTCAGCCCGCTGGACCAGATCCTGCACCGCGGTGAGGCCAATCCGCGCACCCGCTCGGGGATCATGACCGTCGAGATCCTCGACTGCGCTCCGGACTGGGATACGTTCCGCGCCAAGTTCGACAACGCCTCCCGCAAGGTGTTACGGCTGCGGCAGAAGGTCGTGATGCCGACGCTGCCGACCGTGGCGCCGAGGTGGGTCGTCGACCCCGACTTCAACCTCGACTTTCACCTGCGGCGCGTGCGCGCCCCGGAACCGGGCACGTTCCGCCAGGTGCTCGACATCGCCGAGGTCGCTGCTCAGTCGCCGCTCGACATCTCCCGGCCGCTGTGGACGGCCACGCTCGTCGAGGGACTGTCCGGCGACCGCGCCGCCCTCGTCGTCCATCTCAGCCATGCGGTCACCGACGGTGTCGGCGGTGTCGAGATGTTCGCCAATCTCTACGACCTCGAGCGTGACCCGCCGCCGCAGCCCGCCCCGCCGCTTCCCATTCCGCAGGACCTGTCGCCCAACGACCTGATGCGCCAAGGGATCAACCGGCTGCCCGGCACCATCGCGGGCCGGATGCGGGGAGCGCTGTTCGGCGCCGCACACGTCGCGGGTGAGGTGATCCGCGATCCGATCTCGCGGTTGGGCAGCGTCGTCGAGTACGCGATGTCGGGCGCGCGAGTGGTCGGTCCCGTCGCGGATCCGTCGCCGGTACTGCGGCGCCGCAGCCTGTCATCGCGCAGCGAGGCGATCGACATCGAGTTCGGAATCTTGCACCGGGCGGCCAAGGCGGCGGGCGGCTCGATCAACGACGCGTATCTGGCCGGTGTGTGTGGCGCCTTGCGGATGTACCACGAAGCCAAGGGCGTGCCGATCGACACGCTGCCGATGGCAGTGCCGGTCAACCTTCGGTCCGACGCCGATCCGGCCGGCGGAAACCGGTTCGCGGGCATCAATCTCGCCGCGCCGATCAGTTTGAGCGATCCCGAAGTTCGCATCCGGCACATCCGCTCGCAGATGACCACCAAGCGCGAGGAACGGGCCATCGACATGGTCGGCGCCATCGCTCCGTTGGTGGGTCTACTGCCCGACTCGGTGCTCGAGTCGATGGCCGGGTCTTTCGTCAATTCCGATGTCCAGGCCAGCAATGTCCCGGTGTACGCCGGGGACACGTTCATCGCCGGCGCGAAAGTTCTACGGCAGTACGGGCTCGGTCCGCTGCCGGGCGTGGCGATGATGGTGGTGCTGATCTCGCGCTCCGGCTACTGCACGATCACCAGTCGCTACGACCGCGCAGCGGTCACCGATCAAGAGTTGTGGGCGCGGTGCCTGCTGTCGGGCTTCGATGAGGTGCTCGCCCTCGGTGGCGACGGTCGAGCCGAACCGGCCTCGTTCAGCGTCGACGCAGCGTCCGCCATTCCCTCGTCACCCAATGGGAGCGCAGCGCAATGA